One Vigna unguiculata cultivar IT97K-499-35 chromosome 11, ASM411807v1, whole genome shotgun sequence DNA window includes the following coding sequences:
- the LOC114168641 gene encoding pentatricopeptide repeat-containing protein At4g20770 isoform X1 — protein sequence MDKSKSLNLANLVQLCVTKKDLLAGKVLHAQLFRLRLFSDTFLSNHFIELYSKCDEIASAHIVFNNIPHKNIFSWNAILAAYCKTRNLQHACRLFLEMPQRNTVSLNTLISTMVRCGYERQALDTYNSMMLDGIKPSHITFATVFSACGTLLDVDCGRRNHGFVVKVGLESNIYVVNALLCMYAKCGLNVDALCVFRDIPEPNEVTFTTMIRGLAQTDQFKEALELFRLMLRKGVPVDSVSLSSILGVCAKGERDIGICHGLLCNAQGKQMHTLSIKLGFERDLHLCNSLLDMYAKIGDMDSAETVFVNLNEHSNVSWNIMIAGYGNRCNSEKAAEYLQRMQCDGYEPDDVTYINMLTACVKSGDVRTGRLIFDCMPCPNLASWNAILSVYNQIADHREAIELFRKMQFQCQHPDRTTLAIILSSCAELGLLAVGKEVHAASQKFGFYDDVYVASSLINLYSKCGKMELCEHVFSKLPELDIVCWNSMLAGFSINALEQDALSFFKQMRQLGFFPSEFSFATIVSSCAKLSSLFQGQLFHAQIIKDGFLDDIFVGSSLIEMYCKCGDVHGAKYFFDVMPSKNTVTWNEMIHGYAQNGNGRSALCLYNDMISSGEKPDDITFVAVLTACSHSSLVDEGLEIFNVMLPKFGVVPKLDHYTCIIDCLSRAGRFHEVEVFLDTMPCKDDAVVWEVVLSSCRIHANLTLAKRAAEELYRLDPQNSASYVLLANTYSSLGRWDDARVVRDMMSDKKVLKDPGYSRSVSKNDTQIILGNEQ from the coding sequence ATGGACAAAAGCAAGAGTTTGAATTTGGCAAATCTAGTGCAACTCTGCGTCACCAAAAAAGATCTTTTAGCCGGCAAGGTTCTTCACGCCCAACTTTTCCGTCTCCGTCTTTTCTCTGACACCTTTCTCTCCAACCACTTCATCGAACTCTATTCAAAGTGTGATGAAATTGCCTCTGCCCACATCGTGTTCAACAATATACCACACAAAAACATCTTTTCCTGGAACGCCATTTTGGCTGCTTATTGCAAAACCCGCAACTTGCAACACGCTTGTCGTCTGTTCTTGGAAATGCCTCAGAGGAACACCGTCTCACTGAACACCTTAATCAGCACCATGGTCAGGTGTGGTTATGAACGCCAGGCACTGGATACCTACAATTCGATGATGCTGGATGGAATTAAACCCTCCCACATAACGTTCGCTACCGTTTTTAGTGCTTGTGGTACTTTGTTGGATGTGGACTGTGGCAGGAGAAATCATGGGTTTGTGGTCAAGGTCGGTCTTGAAAGTAATATATATGTTGTTAATGCTCTTTTGTGCATGTATGCTAAGTGTGGGCTTAATGTGGATGCGCTTTGTGTTTTTAGGGACATTCCTGAGCCTAATGAGGTTACTTTCACCACCATGATAAGGGGATTAGCTCAGACAGATCAATTCAAGGaagctttggaattgtttagACTCATGTTGAGAAAAGGTGTTCCCGTTGATTCTGTTTCCTTGTCCAGCATATTGGGTGTGTGTGCGAAAGGAGAAAGGGACATCGGTATCTGTCATGGTCTCTTGTGTAATGCACAAGGAAAACAAATGCACACACTGTCAATTAAACTGGGATTTGAGAGAGACCTCCATTTATGCAACTCTTTGCTTGATATGTATGCAAAAATTGGGGATATGGACAGTGCTGAGACGgtttttgttaatttgaatGAGCACAGTAATGTTTCTTGGAATATAATGATTGCTGGGTATGGGAATAGATGTAACAGTGAGAAAGCGGCAGAATATCTTCAGAGAATGCAGTGTGATGGATATGAACCAGATGATGTTACTTATATTAATATGCTGACAGCGTGTGTCAAGTCTGGGGATGTTAGAACCGGGCGTCTAATATTTGATTGCATGCCATGCCCAAATTTGGCTTCATGGAATGCTATACTCTCAGTCTATAATCAGATTGCGGACCACAGAGAGGCAATTGAATTGTTTAGAAAAATGCAGTTTCAATGCCAACATCCTGATCGGACTACTTTGGCCATTATTCTCAGTTCATGTGCTGAACTGGGTCTTCTTGCGGTTGGAAAAGAGGTTCATGCTGCATCTCAAAAATTTGGATTTTATGATGATGTCTACGTTGCCAGTAGCCTTATTAATTTGTACTCCAAGTGTGGGAAAATGGAGTTGTGTGAGCATGTGTTCAGTAAACTGCCTGAACTAGATATTGTATGTTGGAACTCAATGCTAGCAGGGTTCTCAATCAATGCTCTTGAACAAGATGCCTTGTCTTTCTTCAAACAGATGCGACAACTTGGCTTCTTCCCATCTGAGTTTTCTTTTGCTACCATAGTGAGCTCTTGTGCAAAACTTTCTTCCTTGTTTCAAGGTCAACTTTTTCATGCTCAGATAATAAAAGATGGTTTTCTAGATGACATATTTGTGGGGAGTTCTCTAATAGAAATGTATTGTAAATGTGGTGATGTGCATGGGgccaaatatttttttgatgtgATGCCTAGTAAAAATACCGTTACATGGAATGAAATGATACACGGTTATGCACAGAATGGAAATGGTCGCAGTGCTCTATGCCTTTATAATGACATGATTTCATCTGGTGAGAAACCTGATGATATTACTTTTGTTGCTGTTTTAACTGCTTGTAGCCACTCGTCTTTGGTTGATGAAGGACTTGAAATATTCAATGTCATGCTGCCAAAATTTGGAGTGGTGCCAAAGTTGGATCATTACACTTGCATCATAGATTGTCTGAGCCGAGCAGGGAGATTTCATGAAGTAGAAGTCTTTCTAGATACCATGCCATGTAAAGATGATGCAGTTGTATGGGAGGTTGTGTTAAGTTCATGCCGTATTCATGCTAACTTAACCTTAGCAAAAAGAGCTGCTGAGGAACTCTATCGACTGGACCCCCAAAATTCTGCTTCATATGTGCTTCTTGCCAACACGTACTCTTCTTTGGGAAGATGGGATGATGCACGTGTTGTAAGGGATATGATGAGTGATAAAAAGGTCCTTAAGGATCCCGGTTATAGCAGGAGTGTG
- the LOC114168641 gene encoding pentatricopeptide repeat-containing protein At4g20770 isoform X2 — protein MWTVAGEIMGLWSRDIPEPNEVTFTTMIRGLAQTDQFKEALELFRLMLRKGVPVDSVSLSSILGVCAKGERDIGICHGLLCNAQGKQMHTLSIKLGFERDLHLCNSLLDMYAKIGDMDSAETVFVNLNEHSNVSWNIMIAGYGNRCNSEKAAEYLQRMQCDGYEPDDVTYINMLTACVKSGDVRTGRLIFDCMPCPNLASWNAILSVYNQIADHREAIELFRKMQFQCQHPDRTTLAIILSSCAELGLLAVGKEVHAASQKFGFYDDVYVASSLINLYSKCGKMELCEHVFSKLPELDIVCWNSMLAGFSINALEQDALSFFKQMRQLGFFPSEFSFATIVSSCAKLSSLFQGQLFHAQIIKDGFLDDIFVGSSLIEMYCKCGDVHGAKYFFDVMPSKNTVTWNEMIHGYAQNGNGRSALCLYNDMISSGEKPDDITFVAVLTACSHSSLVDEGLEIFNVMLPKFGVVPKLDHYTCIIDCLSRAGRFHEVEVFLDTMPCKDDAVVWEVVLSSCRIHANLTLAKRAAEELYRLDPQNSASYVLLANTYSSLGRWDDARVVRDMMSDKKVLKDPGYSRSVSKNDTQIILGNEQ, from the exons ATGTGGACTGTGGCAGGAGAAATCATGGGTTTGTGGTCAAG GGACATTCCTGAGCCTAATGAGGTTACTTTCACCACCATGATAAGGGGATTAGCTCAGACAGATCAATTCAAGGaagctttggaattgtttagACTCATGTTGAGAAAAGGTGTTCCCGTTGATTCTGTTTCCTTGTCCAGCATATTGGGTGTGTGTGCGAAAGGAGAAAGGGACATCGGTATCTGTCATGGTCTCTTGTGTAATGCACAAGGAAAACAAATGCACACACTGTCAATTAAACTGGGATTTGAGAGAGACCTCCATTTATGCAACTCTTTGCTTGATATGTATGCAAAAATTGGGGATATGGACAGTGCTGAGACGgtttttgttaatttgaatGAGCACAGTAATGTTTCTTGGAATATAATGATTGCTGGGTATGGGAATAGATGTAACAGTGAGAAAGCGGCAGAATATCTTCAGAGAATGCAGTGTGATGGATATGAACCAGATGATGTTACTTATATTAATATGCTGACAGCGTGTGTCAAGTCTGGGGATGTTAGAACCGGGCGTCTAATATTTGATTGCATGCCATGCCCAAATTTGGCTTCATGGAATGCTATACTCTCAGTCTATAATCAGATTGCGGACCACAGAGAGGCAATTGAATTGTTTAGAAAAATGCAGTTTCAATGCCAACATCCTGATCGGACTACTTTGGCCATTATTCTCAGTTCATGTGCTGAACTGGGTCTTCTTGCGGTTGGAAAAGAGGTTCATGCTGCATCTCAAAAATTTGGATTTTATGATGATGTCTACGTTGCCAGTAGCCTTATTAATTTGTACTCCAAGTGTGGGAAAATGGAGTTGTGTGAGCATGTGTTCAGTAAACTGCCTGAACTAGATATTGTATGTTGGAACTCAATGCTAGCAGGGTTCTCAATCAATGCTCTTGAACAAGATGCCTTGTCTTTCTTCAAACAGATGCGACAACTTGGCTTCTTCCCATCTGAGTTTTCTTTTGCTACCATAGTGAGCTCTTGTGCAAAACTTTCTTCCTTGTTTCAAGGTCAACTTTTTCATGCTCAGATAATAAAAGATGGTTTTCTAGATGACATATTTGTGGGGAGTTCTCTAATAGAAATGTATTGTAAATGTGGTGATGTGCATGGGgccaaatatttttttgatgtgATGCCTAGTAAAAATACCGTTACATGGAATGAAATGATACACGGTTATGCACAGAATGGAAATGGTCGCAGTGCTCTATGCCTTTATAATGACATGATTTCATCTGGTGAGAAACCTGATGATATTACTTTTGTTGCTGTTTTAACTGCTTGTAGCCACTCGTCTTTGGTTGATGAAGGACTTGAAATATTCAATGTCATGCTGCCAAAATTTGGAGTGGTGCCAAAGTTGGATCATTACACTTGCATCATAGATTGTCTGAGCCGAGCAGGGAGATTTCATGAAGTAGAAGTCTTTCTAGATACCATGCCATGTAAAGATGATGCAGTTGTATGGGAGGTTGTGTTAAGTTCATGCCGTATTCATGCTAACTTAACCTTAGCAAAAAGAGCTGCTGAGGAACTCTATCGACTGGACCCCCAAAATTCTGCTTCATATGTGCTTCTTGCCAACACGTACTCTTCTTTGGGAAGATGGGATGATGCACGTGTTGTAAGGGATATGATGAGTGATAAAAAGGTCCTTAAGGATCCCGGTTATAGCAGGAGTGTG